Proteins encoded within one genomic window of Candidatus Palauibacter australiensis:
- the sufB gene encoding Fe-S cluster assembly protein SufB: MPQNETITGLGLDEYKYGFVTEDKPVFKAVPGLSSDIVRQISLHKEEPEWMLDFRLKALEVYYSKPMPKWGGDLSRLEDTLDEIYFYLKPQDQMERSWDDVPQEIKDTFEKLGIPEAERKALAGVGAQYESEMVYHSLKEQWEEQGVIFESIEDGLAKHPELFRQYFSTVVPTHDNKFAALNSAVWSGGSFVYIPKGVKVEIPLQAYFRVNAERMGQFERTLIICEEGAEAHYIEGCTAPVYSTDSFHSGVIEIVVKKGARFRYTTIQNWSNNMYNLVTQRALVHEDAKMEWLDGNLGSKLTMKYPSCFLVGERAHGEILSIAYAGDGQHQDTGGKVIHAAPNTTSQITSKSISKGLGRSSYRGLCKVYDGAEGAKSNVECDALLLDEQSRTDTYPYIEIDENTASIGHEATVSKVGDEQLFYLMSRGLDEAEAMAMIVRGFIEPVAKELPLEYAIELNRLIELEMEGSVG, encoded by the coding sequence AGAACGAGACCATCACCGGGCTAGGGCTCGACGAGTACAAGTACGGCTTCGTCACGGAGGACAAGCCCGTCTTCAAGGCCGTCCCCGGGCTCTCCAGCGACATCGTGCGCCAGATCTCGCTTCACAAGGAAGAGCCGGAATGGATGCTCGACTTCCGGCTGAAGGCGCTCGAGGTCTACTACTCCAAGCCGATGCCGAAGTGGGGCGGGGATCTCTCCAGGCTCGAGGACACGCTCGACGAGATCTACTTCTACCTCAAGCCGCAGGATCAGATGGAGCGGTCCTGGGACGATGTCCCGCAGGAGATCAAGGACACGTTCGAAAAGCTCGGGATCCCCGAGGCGGAGCGTAAGGCGCTCGCCGGGGTCGGGGCCCAGTACGAGTCCGAGATGGTCTACCACTCCCTGAAGGAACAGTGGGAGGAGCAGGGCGTGATCTTCGAGTCGATCGAGGATGGACTCGCGAAGCACCCGGAGCTGTTCCGGCAGTATTTCTCGACCGTCGTCCCCACGCACGACAACAAGTTCGCGGCGCTCAACTCGGCCGTATGGTCGGGCGGGTCGTTCGTCTACATCCCGAAGGGGGTGAAGGTGGAGATCCCGCTCCAGGCCTACTTCCGGGTCAACGCGGAGCGCATGGGCCAGTTCGAGCGCACCCTCATCATCTGCGAAGAGGGGGCCGAAGCCCACTACATCGAGGGCTGCACGGCGCCGGTCTACTCGACGGACTCGTTCCACTCCGGCGTCATCGAGATCGTGGTCAAGAAGGGCGCGCGCTTCCGGTACACCACGATCCAGAACTGGTCGAACAACATGTACAACCTCGTCACGCAGCGGGCGCTCGTGCACGAGGACGCGAAGATGGAGTGGCTCGACGGGAACCTGGGCTCGAAACTCACGATGAAGTACCCGTCGTGCTTCCTGGTCGGAGAGCGGGCGCACGGCGAGATCCTCTCCATCGCGTACGCGGGGGACGGCCAGCACCAGGACACCGGCGGCAAGGTGATCCACGCCGCCCCCAACACGACGTCCCAGATCACCTCGAAGTCGATCTCGAAGGGGCTCGGGCGCTCCTCGTACCGCGGACTGTGCAAGGTGTATGACGGCGCGGAGGGCGCGAAGTCCAACGTCGAGTGCGACGCGCTGCTGCTCGACGAACAGTCGCGGACAGACACCTACCCCTACATCGAGATCGACGAGAACACGGCCTCGATCGGGCACGAGGCCACGGTCTCGAAGGTCGGCGACGAGCAGCTCTTCTACCTGATGAGCCGTGGCCTCGACGAGGCGGAGGCGATGGCGATGATCGTACGCGGCTTCATCGAGCCGGTGGCCAAGGAGTTGCCGCTCGAATACGCGATCGAACTGAACCGGCTGATCGAACTGGAGATGGAAGGGTCGGTCGGATGA
- the sufD gene encoding Fe-S cluster assembly protein SufD codes for MSTMTAGPAESTLAAADFDTLAGGLTEPEAVAGARAAAWERFTALPWPTKKSEEWRYTDLTKVGFGALTPVVPAPATAEALSADVREVLGRSGERAGVVVLREGRVAHLELEPEVARSGVVLCSIRDAADRHLEVLRRALFEAQPGPAEEKLWALHLALLGGGYFLHVPRGVEMPAPIHAFHIVERAGTLSSAHSFVYGEEAARASVIDEFLSDDLEAETVSLHGATITGEAGAGIEYVALQRFGRGVKRFSTQHVAAGRDSRIVTFNVTLGGDLSRADVTSRLDGPGSDSEMLALWFGDSDQHFDHHTLQHHAAPHAHSDLLFKGALTDSGSSVFRGLIKVDKGAQLTDAYQTNRNLLLSEGSHASALPNLEIEADDVRCSHGATIGQVEDGQLFYLMSRGLTRRQAERLLVFGFFDEVLGRLPMEGVRVRVREAIEEKIGL; via the coding sequence ATGAGCACAATGACAGCCGGGCCGGCGGAGTCGACGCTGGCCGCGGCGGATTTCGATACGCTTGCCGGTGGGCTGACGGAACCGGAAGCGGTCGCGGGGGCGCGGGCCGCCGCATGGGAACGGTTCACCGCCCTTCCCTGGCCGACGAAGAAGTCCGAGGAATGGCGGTACACGGACCTCACGAAGGTCGGCTTCGGGGCGCTGACGCCGGTGGTCCCGGCGCCCGCGACGGCGGAAGCGCTGTCGGCGGACGTGCGCGAAGTGCTCGGGCGCTCCGGAGAACGGGCGGGCGTCGTCGTGCTGCGGGAAGGGCGCGTCGCGCATCTCGAACTCGAACCCGAGGTGGCGCGGAGCGGCGTGGTCCTGTGCTCGATCCGGGACGCGGCGGACCGGCACCTGGAGGTGTTGAGGCGCGCGCTGTTCGAGGCGCAGCCGGGCCCCGCCGAGGAGAAGCTCTGGGCGCTGCACCTCGCCCTCCTGGGCGGCGGTTACTTCCTCCATGTGCCGCGCGGGGTGGAGATGCCGGCGCCGATCCACGCGTTTCACATCGTCGAGCGGGCGGGCACACTCTCCTCCGCGCATTCGTTCGTGTACGGTGAGGAGGCCGCGCGGGCGTCGGTGATCGACGAGTTCCTCTCCGACGATCTCGAAGCGGAGACCGTCTCGCTGCACGGGGCGACGATTACGGGGGAAGCGGGCGCGGGTATCGAGTACGTCGCGCTCCAGCGCTTCGGCCGGGGCGTGAAACGGTTCTCGACGCAGCACGTCGCCGCGGGCCGCGACTCGCGGATCGTGACCTTCAACGTCACGCTGGGCGGCGACCTCTCGCGGGCGGACGTCACGAGCCGTCTCGACGGGCCCGGGAGTGACAGCGAGATGCTCGCGCTCTGGTTCGGCGACTCCGACCAGCACTTCGACCACCACACGCTGCAGCACCACGCGGCGCCGCACGCGCACAGCGACCTGCTGTTCAAGGGGGCCCTGACGGATTCGGGTTCGAGCGTCTTCCGCGGACTGATCAAGGTCGACAAGGGAGCCCAGCTCACGGACGCCTACCAGACGAACCGCAATCTGCTTCTGAGCGAGGGCTCCCACGCGTCCGCGCTTCCAAACCTCGAGATCGAGGCCGACGATGTGCGCTGCTCGCATGGGGCGACGATCGGGCAGGTGGAGGATGGACAACTCTTCTACCTGATGAGCCGCGGCCTCACGCGGCGCCAGGCCGAGCGTCTGCTCGTGTTCGGGTTCTTCGACGAGGTTCTGGGGCGCCTGCCGATGGAGGGGGTGCGGGTGCGCGTACGCGAAGCGATCGAGGAGAAGATCGGGCTATGA
- a CDS encoding non-heme iron oxygenase ferredoxin subunit has translation MSRFVTVAKVDDVPENGTCGVMAGDLAIALIRSGGEVYALEDCCSHEEFPLSDGEVEAGEITCLLHGARFDLATGAPRALPAVMPVRRFDVRIDGDDIQVDLG, from the coding sequence ATGAGCCGATTCGTCACGGTGGCCAAGGTCGACGATGTACCGGAGAACGGGACGTGCGGGGTGATGGCCGGGGACCTTGCGATCGCGCTCATCCGGAGCGGAGGCGAGGTCTACGCGCTCGAGGACTGCTGCTCCCACGAGGAGTTCCCGCTCTCGGACGGCGAGGTCGAGGCGGGCGAGATCACCTGTCTCCTCCACGGGGCGCGCTTCGATCTCGCGACCGGCGCGCCGAGGGCGCTTCCAGCGGTCATGCCGGTCCGGCGCTTCGACGTGCGAATCGACGGGGACGACATTCAGGTCGACCTCGGCTGA
- a CDS encoding cysteine desulfurase, with product MRATSVPASGGPSASGGRDAGEASDDGGWDLAAVRAQFPILSREVNGHPLAYLDNAASSQQPLRVLNRVERYLRREHANVHRGVHQLSAEATEAYEGARRSVAAHAGTTDPAEIVFTRGTTEAVNLVASSWGDAFIGAGDEIVLTKMEHHSNLVPWQLLAGRTGCSLRFVDVTPAGTLDLDDFDRLLGERTRLVACTHVSNSLGTVNPVREIVDRAHAAGALTLIDGAQAAPHMLTDVAKTGCDFYAFSSHKMCGPTGVGALWARRELLEEMPPYQGGGEMISDVRLERSSWARVPHKFEAGTPNISGVVGFGEAARFLADLGSEAIASHEDALKRAALERLDEIEGLRLYGPREERTALFSFTYGDIHPHDLSTILDQRGVAIRAGHHCNQPLMDHYGLSATARASFYFYNSPGEIDALCDGLALAAEVFGGLA from the coding sequence ATGCGCGCGACAAGCGTGCCAGCGTCCGGGGGTCCTTCCGCCTCGGGGGGTCGCGATGCGGGTGAGGCGTCGGACGATGGCGGCTGGGATCTCGCCGCGGTCCGGGCCCAGTTCCCCATTCTGTCGAGGGAAGTCAACGGCCACCCCCTGGCCTACCTGGACAACGCGGCAAGCTCGCAGCAGCCGCTCCGCGTCCTGAACCGGGTCGAGCGCTACCTGCGCCGGGAGCACGCGAACGTGCACCGCGGCGTGCATCAGCTCAGCGCGGAGGCGACGGAGGCCTACGAGGGCGCGCGGCGTTCGGTGGCGGCGCACGCGGGCACGACGGACCCGGCGGAGATCGTCTTCACGCGCGGCACGACGGAGGCGGTGAACCTCGTCGCGTCGAGCTGGGGGGACGCGTTCATCGGCGCGGGCGACGAGATCGTGCTCACGAAGATGGAGCACCACTCGAATCTCGTGCCGTGGCAACTGCTCGCGGGCCGCACGGGCTGCAGTCTCCGCTTCGTCGACGTCACGCCCGCGGGCACGCTCGATCTGGACGACTTCGACCGGCTCCTCGGGGAGCGGACCCGGCTGGTCGCCTGTACGCACGTCTCCAACAGCCTGGGGACCGTCAATCCGGTCCGGGAGATCGTGGACCGGGCTCACGCGGCCGGCGCGCTGACGCTCATCGACGGGGCGCAGGCCGCGCCCCACATGCTGACCGACGTCGCGAAGACCGGGTGCGATTTCTACGCGTTCAGCAGCCACAAGATGTGCGGTCCCACCGGCGTCGGGGCGCTGTGGGCCAGACGCGAGCTGCTGGAGGAGATGCCTCCTTACCAGGGCGGGGGCGAGATGATCTCGGACGTGAGACTCGAGCGATCTTCCTGGGCGAGGGTCCCGCACAAGTTCGAGGCGGGAACGCCCAACATCTCGGGCGTCGTGGGCTTCGGCGAAGCCGCCCGCTTCCTCGCGGACCTCGGGTCGGAGGCGATCGCGTCGCACGAGGACGCCCTGAAGCGCGCCGCGCTCGAGCGGCTCGACGAGATCGAAGGGCTTCGGCTGTACGGCCCCCGCGAGGAGCGGACCGCGCTCTTCTCCTTCACGTACGGCGACATACATCCGCACGACCTCTCCACGATCCTCGACCAGCGGGGGGTCGCGATCCGGGCGGGGCACCATTGCAACCAGCCGCTGATGGACCACTACGGGCTCAGCGCTACGGCCCGGGCGAGCTTCTACTTCTACAATTCGCCTGGGGAGATCGACGCGCTGTGCGACGGCCTCGCCCTGGCAGCCGAAGTCTTCGGCGGACTGGCCTGA
- a CDS encoding SUF system NifU family Fe-S cluster assembly protein, giving the protein MIEPRSGTPGTIDREIPSSLNQLYQEVILDHYRKPRNKGQLDGATHAITMNNPLCGDVIELMLRVEEGRIAEARFLGRGCSISLASASMLTGRVLGKSLDQALELSGKFTHLLHGDEALLSDDELGDLRTLAGVSKFPVRIKCALLAWNCLEELGDGMDEDPGSA; this is encoded by the coding sequence ATGATCGAACCCCGTTCTGGCACGCCGGGGACCATCGACCGGGAAATCCCCTCGTCGCTCAACCAGCTGTACCAGGAAGTCATCCTCGACCACTACCGGAAACCCCGGAACAAGGGGCAGCTCGACGGAGCCACGCATGCGATCACGATGAACAACCCGCTTTGCGGCGACGTGATCGAACTCATGTTGCGCGTGGAGGAGGGGAGGATCGCGGAGGCGCGCTTCCTGGGCCGCGGGTGCTCGATCAGCCTCGCGTCCGCGTCCATGCTCACGGGACGCGTGCTGGGGAAGTCGCTCGATCAGGCGTTGGAACTCTCCGGGAAGTTCACGCACCTCCTGCACGGAGACGAAGCGCTGCTGTCGGACGACGAGCTCGGCGATCTGCGCACGCTGGCGGGGGTCTCAAAGTTCCCGGTCCGCATCAAGTGCGCGCTGCTGGCGTGGAACTGTCTCGAGGAGCTGGGGGACGGGATGGACGAGGACCCCGGCTCCGCGTGA
- the rsgA gene encoding ribosome small subunit-dependent GTPase A, with protein sequence MTSGGPLAAVGRVLRIAGGVYHVDDSTTVVQASLRGRLKRTDSRIVSVGDLVELERVGDEMRIVRLRARSGALSRHGVSKRREQVIVANVDQVAVVVSVTAPDPDFLMVDRLLALSALSGIDAFLVVNKTDLGEPTSGDGLGQYAALGVETLPTSAESGAGLTALAGRLTGRITVLSGQSGVGKSSLLNALVPELDLRVGEISERRGRGRHTTVASALYRYPDGGYVADTPGLQYLALWGLDPAELPGGFVEIAAAGEGCRFADCRHRVEPDCAVRAAVEEGEIRPRRLESYLRLLDEAEKGR encoded by the coding sequence GTGACATCCGGCGGCCCCCTCGCTGCCGTCGGCCGCGTGCTGCGGATCGCGGGTGGGGTCTATCACGTAGACGATTCCACAACCGTGGTCCAGGCGTCGCTGCGGGGGCGCCTGAAGCGGACGGATTCGCGCATCGTTTCGGTCGGCGATCTCGTCGAGCTGGAACGCGTCGGTGACGAGATGCGGATCGTTCGGCTCCGCGCGCGAAGCGGGGCGCTCTCCCGGCACGGCGTCTCCAAGCGGCGCGAACAGGTCATCGTCGCGAACGTGGACCAGGTCGCCGTCGTCGTTTCGGTGACGGCGCCCGATCCCGACTTCCTTATGGTGGACCGGCTGCTCGCGCTTTCGGCGCTGAGCGGCATCGACGCCTTTCTCGTCGTGAACAAGACGGACCTCGGGGAGCCCACGTCCGGAGACGGCCTCGGGCAGTACGCGGCGCTCGGCGTGGAGACGCTGCCGACGAGCGCCGAATCGGGGGCGGGACTGACGGCGCTTGCCGGACGCCTCACGGGGCGGATCACGGTCCTCAGCGGGCAGTCGGGCGTGGGGAAGTCGAGCCTGTTGAACGCGCTCGTCCCGGAACTCGACCTGCGCGTGGGCGAGATCAGCGAGCGGCGGGGACGCGGGCGGCACACGACGGTGGCTTCGGCGCTCTATCGATACCCGGACGGCGGCTACGTCGCGGACACGCCCGGCCTGCAGTACCTGGCGCTGTGGGGGCTGGATCCGGCGGAACTTCCGGGGGGCTTCGTCGAGATCGCCGCGGCTGGCGAGGGCTGCCGGTTCGCGGACTGCCGACATCGAGTGGAGCCGGATTGCGCGGTTCGCGCGGCCGTGGAGGAGGGGGAGATCCGGCCCCGGCGGCTGGAGAGCTACCTGCGGCTCCTCGACGAAGCGGAGAAGGGTCGGTGA
- a CDS encoding CoA pyrophosphatase, with product MSEGWSRGRVARRLAAAGHTVVDAGAAERHAAVTLVVRPRGPELEVLFVRRAEVPGDPWSGHMALPGGHRDAADADLMETARRELREEVGLDLPRGGFLGRLDDLHPVTRRIPSILISPFVAWHGEDVRVSTNAEVQYHVWAPLGALRDPSLRSEIRYPDGGREHVWPSILYEGDAIWGLTHRVVMNFLDIIMERTSR from the coding sequence GTGAGCGAAGGTTGGAGCCGGGGGCGGGTCGCGCGTCGGCTAGCGGCGGCGGGCCACACCGTCGTCGACGCCGGGGCAGCGGAGCGTCACGCGGCTGTGACCCTCGTGGTTCGTCCGCGGGGACCGGAGTTGGAGGTGCTCTTCGTCCGGCGGGCGGAGGTCCCCGGCGACCCCTGGTCCGGCCACATGGCGCTTCCCGGCGGACACCGGGATGCGGCGGACGCGGATCTCATGGAGACAGCGCGACGCGAGTTGCGCGAGGAAGTGGGGCTCGATCTTCCGCGCGGCGGGTTCCTCGGGCGGCTCGACGACCTGCACCCGGTGACGCGCCGGATCCCGTCGATCCTCATCTCTCCCTTCGTCGCCTGGCACGGGGAGGACGTCCGCGTCTCGACCAACGCCGAGGTGCAGTATCACGTCTGGGCCCCGCTCGGCGCGCTGCGCGACCCGTCTCTGCGCTCCGAGATCCGCTACCCGGATGGTGGCCGCGAACACGTGTGGCCTTCCATCTTGTACGAGGGCGACGCCATTTGGGGACTCACGCACCGCGTCGTCATGAACTTCCTCGACATCATCATGGAGAGAACCAGCCGATGA
- a CDS encoding OsmC family protein, with the protein MAGTFGGALEARGVKADEGRLVANVEGEVETDDGVLVIRRIRARYRLQADEAHADAIQRAFEAHPPKCPVYRTLSGCIEITTELDVVPVA; encoded by the coding sequence CTGGCCGGAACCTTCGGGGGCGCGCTGGAAGCGCGCGGCGTAAAGGCGGATGAAGGACGGTTGGTGGCGAACGTGGAGGGCGAGGTCGAGACGGACGACGGCGTGCTCGTGATCCGGAGGATCCGCGCCCGATATCGGCTCCAGGCGGACGAGGCGCACGCCGACGCGATCCAGCGTGCGTTCGAGGCCCATCCGCCGAAGTGTCCGGTCTACCGAACGCTCTCCGGCTGCATCGAGATCACGACGGAACTCGACGTCGTACCCGTCGCCTGA
- a CDS encoding dipeptidase: MSDFAAHIDRELTRFHDELKTFLRIPSISTDPEHAGDVRACAGWVAEHLIAAGMQKAEVIETGGHPIVVGERIHADDAPTVLVYGHYDVQPSEPDELWTSPPFDPEVRDGRLYARGSIDDKGQVHMHIKALETRLASGADVPVNLKLVIEGEEEVGSRHLAAFLHEHAERLACDAILVSDTGMFSPELPCITTGLRGIVYTEITVHGPRSDLHSGTYGGAVVNPANALAAILAGLRDEHGRATVPGYYDAVRPISPRERADLERLPMDEETLRAGVGAPALGGEAGFSALERLWYRPTLDVNGLLSGFTGEGSKTVLPAHAMAKVSMRLVPDQDPAQVVEAFEARVRELAPEGVTVEIKRSHGGAPWVADTEHAVFDAASAALESGFGAPPAYIREGGSIPIVQEFEETFGAPALLIGFALPGCNMHAPDEWIDLGVYRKGIAALADLYGRLADPLT, encoded by the coding sequence ATGTCCGATTTCGCTGCCCATATCGACCGCGAACTCACGCGGTTCCACGATGAACTCAAGACCTTTCTCCGCATCCCCAGCATCAGCACCGATCCGGAGCACGCGGGCGACGTCCGCGCCTGCGCGGGCTGGGTCGCCGAACACCTCATCGCGGCCGGGATGCAGAAGGCCGAGGTCATCGAAACCGGGGGGCATCCCATCGTCGTCGGCGAACGGATCCACGCAGACGACGCCCCGACCGTCCTCGTATACGGACACTACGATGTGCAGCCCTCGGAGCCCGACGAGTTGTGGACGAGCCCGCCGTTCGACCCGGAGGTCCGCGACGGCCGCCTGTACGCCCGCGGATCGATCGACGACAAGGGTCAGGTCCACATGCACATCAAGGCGCTCGAAACGCGCCTCGCGTCCGGGGCGGATGTCCCCGTCAATCTCAAGCTGGTGATCGAGGGGGAGGAGGAGGTGGGAAGCCGCCACCTCGCGGCCTTCCTCCACGAGCACGCCGAGCGGCTCGCCTGCGACGCGATCCTCGTCAGCGACACGGGGATGTTCTCCCCCGAACTGCCGTGCATCACGACCGGACTGCGGGGCATCGTCTACACCGAAATCACCGTCCACGGCCCCCGGTCGGACCTTCACTCCGGCACCTACGGTGGTGCTGTGGTGAACCCCGCCAACGCCCTGGCCGCCATCCTCGCCGGCCTTCGGGACGAGCACGGCCGCGCCACCGTGCCGGGATACTACGATGCGGTCCGACCCATCAGCCCGCGCGAACGCGCCGATCTCGAACGCCTCCCCATGGATGAGGAGACGCTCCGGGCGGGCGTCGGAGCGCCGGCCCTCGGCGGGGAAGCCGGGTTCTCGGCTCTGGAGCGGCTATGGTACCGCCCCACGCTCGACGTGAACGGGCTGCTCAGCGGCTTCACCGGCGAAGGTTCGAAGACCGTCCTCCCCGCCCACGCGATGGCGAAGGTGTCGATGCGGCTGGTGCCGGACCAGGACCCGGCGCAGGTGGTCGAGGCCTTCGAGGCCCGCGTCCGCGAACTCGCGCCGGAGGGCGTGACGGTCGAGATCAAGCGCTCGCACGGCGGCGCCCCGTGGGTGGCCGACACCGAACATGCCGTCTTCGACGCCGCCTCCGCCGCGCTGGAGTCGGGGTTCGGCGCCCCGCCCGCGTACATCCGCGAGGGCGGCTCGATCCCCATCGTGCAGGAATTCGAGGAGACATTCGGCGCACCCGCGCTCCTCATCGGCTTCGCGCTCCCCGGCTGCAACATGCATGCACCGGACGAGTGGATCGATCTCGGCGTCTACCGAAAGGGGATCGCGGCCCTCGCCGACCTCTACGGCCGCCTCGCCGACCCGTTGACCTAA
- a CDS encoding diaminopropionate ammonia-lyase has product MSALRLSLRSPELRREAADGILDPSTAAAARDVIRGWSGYDATPMVTLPGLAALLGVESVRVKDESPRFGLGSFKALGGAFAVLRALQDEIERRSGARPTAAELRAGHPLAAEITVTTASAGNHGRSVAWGSAEFGCRCVIFLPEDAIPARARAIEGHGARVVRVPGEYDGVVGHTDREAARNGWIVVSDTAYEGYEETPRRIMAGYTLLAAEMLDDLADVGAAPLTHLFVQAGVGGLATGVCGHFAQACGEGRPRFIAVEPWRADCFGRSLRLGRASRAEPPFRTAMGGLAAGVASTIAWDYLAPLLDAAVALPEPVWAAGAEALESGRLGARIIAGPSGAAGAGALLALARLPGLRRLLGLDASARVGAIVTEQRFD; this is encoded by the coding sequence ATGAGCGCCCTCCGTCTTTCGCTCCGCTCGCCGGAACTGCGGCGCGAAGCCGCGGACGGGATCCTGGACCCGTCTACGGCCGCGGCGGCTAGAGACGTGATCCGAGGCTGGAGTGGGTACGACGCGACGCCGATGGTAACACTGCCGGGGCTCGCCGCGTTGCTGGGGGTGGAGTCGGTCCGGGTCAAGGATGAATCGCCGCGCTTCGGGCTCGGCTCGTTCAAGGCGCTCGGCGGGGCGTTCGCGGTCCTGCGCGCACTGCAGGACGAGATCGAGCGCCGGAGCGGAGCCCGGCCTACGGCGGCGGAGTTGCGGGCCGGGCATCCGCTGGCGGCGGAGATCACGGTCACGACCGCCTCGGCGGGGAACCACGGCCGATCCGTGGCGTGGGGGAGCGCCGAGTTCGGGTGTCGCTGCGTGATCTTCCTTCCGGAAGACGCGATCCCCGCCCGCGCCCGCGCGATCGAGGGACACGGGGCGAGGGTGGTCCGCGTACCCGGCGAGTACGACGGCGTCGTCGGGCACACCGACCGGGAGGCCGCGCGGAACGGCTGGATCGTCGTTTCCGACACGGCGTACGAAGGCTACGAGGAAACGCCCCGCCGCATCATGGCGGGCTACACGCTCCTCGCCGCGGAGATGCTGGACGACCTCGCGGATGTCGGCGCGGCGCCCCTCACGCACCTCTTCGTGCAGGCGGGCGTCGGCGGCCTCGCGACCGGAGTGTGCGGCCATTTCGCGCAGGCGTGCGGCGAGGGACGGCCGCGCTTCATCGCCGTCGAGCCGTGGCGGGCCGACTGCTTCGGCCGGAGCCTGCGGCTCGGCCGGGCGAGCCGCGCGGAACCGCCGTTCCGCACCGCGATGGGTGGTCTCGCCGCCGGCGTCGCGTCGACGATCGCCTGGGACTACCTGGCGCCGCTGCTCGACGCGGCGGTCGCGCTCCCCGAGCCCGTGTGGGCCGCCGGCGCCGAGGCGCTCGAGTCCGGTCGGCTGGGCGCCCGCATCATCGCGGGCCCGTCCGGCGCCGCCGGCGCAGGGGCGCTCCTCGCCCTGGCCCGCCTCCCCGGCCTGCGCCGGCTCCTCGGCCTCGACGCCTCCGCGCGCGTCGGCGCGATCGTCACCGAGCAGCGATTCGACTGA
- a CDS encoding VOC family protein, whose amino-acid sequence MDLGLFSISLTVKDLAASKAFYEKLGFVQTGGDAEANYLIMKNGETVIGLFHGMFEKNILTFNPGLTLEGEPMESWTDVRELERTLRERGVEITHGTEEAGDSGPAHVVLEDPDGNPILIDQFF is encoded by the coding sequence TTGGACCTCGGGCTGTTCTCGATCAGTCTCACGGTAAAGGACCTCGCCGCCTCGAAGGCGTTTTACGAGAAGCTCGGTTTCGTACAGACGGGCGGTGACGCCGAGGCAAACTACCTGATCATGAAGAACGGCGAGACGGTGATCGGCCTCTTCCACGGCATGTTCGAGAAGAACATCCTCACCTTCAATCCGGGGCTCACGCTCGAGGGCGAGCCGATGGAGTCGTGGACGGACGTCCGGGAGCTCGAACGGACGCTGCGCGAACGTGGCGTGGAGATCACGCATGGAACGGAGGAGGCGGGCGATTCCGGGCCCGCACACGTCGTCCTCGAGGACCCCGACGGCAACCCGATCCTCATCGACCAGTTCTTCTAG